A region of the Bombyx mori chromosome 22, ASM3026992v2 genome:
ttacatactaTCATAGAGTGGGTAATACTGCTTGTATTAAaaccacgtttttttttctttttaaatgaataGTAAAATTCTTACTCTGTAACTTTCGAATAGTCCAACTTATTCAtataataatcttttttatgcaaaataaacTCCATTTCCATGTTGGCTTCCTCTGAAAGTTAAATTCAagtttttattgataattgaAACGCTGTGGAAATACAGTAATACTGTGGCATCAAACAAACGTAGATGACCCTGAGTAAGATCAGAActagatgtaatttttttttttataataatatatttaaaaaaattaatttcgtaaagtaaaaaaaaatttcgtagggtgctggaattcttcgaacatattgctcgtaaagagggtacgatcttctctaagcatcaacttccacaatgcccttcatgaagctaaggatcgcagcagatggagggaaatcgtacgggagaaactgatgcagcggaggagccacgaccctcagtaatgaggaaaaccaCGCGAGgaggatttgaaaaaaatatatatttcaactcACCATCGCTCGTTTCCTCGTATTCTTCTTCACCATCTTCCAAATCATTCATAAACTAAAACAATTGATTTTATGAGATATCTGACAATAAaggaatttcattttaaaaactttCCACAGTCAAAAGGTTTAGGACTACGAAAACCAACTATCTTTAATAAGGATGAGCGACTCCGATTGGAAAATGAATCTGGATAGATTATTtcgtaaataaaacaacattttacaaATACAAGTAATAATCTTAAAGTACAAATGAACTCATTTATCGTTAATGAAATTCGAAATCTGATTTAtgataaatatgtttattgtaACAAAGATAAGTACCCAAACTAAATAAGATATAGCATTCTATCTACTGAATTGAGTATGTTGTTACACTGTGAGATATAAATGTGACATTATACCTATaaagtataaacaaaataagtataatgtagtgaattttaaataaataaagttcatTTCATTCTGCTCCTATTTTATGTAACAGTACATATATAAACGTTTATATACTCAACACTGGCAACAATGTCATCGTAAAACGCCAattgccatactgaaaaaaaCATAAGAAGAAGGAAGTAGTTCAATGGTAGTTACCATATTGTCTGTAGCATTTATGAGTGCTTGCAGATCATTGTCCAAATGGTttccttttatttcatttacatcTACGTTGAACGTTTCATTGTTATTAGCTTTGTACTGAAAAGAAACAATCAATTAAAAGATCTATAGTATTCAACAAACAATTTAAACTATTGCATGTATGCATTTTATAAGCAACTAAAACGTGCATATTATTcatgtttaccattcggtaaGCAAACAAAATACTACGATATAAAAGTCGTtactacttaaaataaaaaactataaatacattataggcagggtataaataaaatattacagtcAGTGATGAAACGCGGAAGTTGAATAACCGCATAGCGGTCATAATTGGCACATCGAGACTTGTGCAAATCTCTGCCAAGATATGAGTACCGATATTTGTCAAATAATAAGGCTAAATAAGGTAGTGCAAAAAAGTTTTAGCAATTATTAGTGTACTACTATGTTTTCTTAAAATACTTGGGCAAAAAAATGCGTGGTCGAGCTGACGGCTCACCTTATTTTAGGTGGTTGCCAAAAgcaatagacatcaacaacataaataccaccatctaccttgagacatgaggtctgggTCTCAGTTTATATACAGTACtggctgacccagcagacttcgtagtgcctcaatcgataaataaaagtcgaTTTTTAGCGAGATAAACGAACAGcagttcatttatatatatataaggactatctcaccctttaaaccgaaacgcattactgtttcacggcagaaatagacaggttggtggtacctacccgcgcgggctcacaagacgctctaccaccaattaattaattaaataaattatattttttacaggtTTCTTTTTCATTATGCGATGAGATTTATTATGCTATTACTTCACCGtagaagttaatcgtgaacatttgctaagtacgtatccTATCCTACGTGTACGTGTCttaatcctttagaccacgCGACTTCACTAACaactaattaaaaatgattttcttcaaaaatttcctatgtaaaatttaataaactagAGATAATTACATTGAGGATACTTGCAAATGATATAGCATATTCTAAGTAGGTATACACTTATAAATCTTAATAAGTATGAAGTTGGCACTAaagcaatttttaatatatgtaaaatACCTAAGTAAAATAGGTATAAGAGACAATAGTttagatattcgttcgcaaagtAATTACCTCTCTCCTTTCATTAGCGTTAGGTCGTCGTCCCGTTTTCTCTTCGAAGTACTTTAAGTCGGTGTAGGTGTCCTGAAATTTTTCTTTGTCTATCTTAGAAAGTTCTTGCATAAATATCTCGAATCTTTCCAAGTTCAGATCACCAGCTTCGTTTATATAGCCTGTGGAGACGAACGTCAATTCAAAGAAGGTTCTAGTACTGCTGTCGTTCTAGAACACGACAGTAACATATTCaatctatgaaaaaaaatatatattaaaactacatataaaaatatctgATGTGAATATCATCTGGCTATAATACAAGATTGAACGAATGAGTTATTGGACTCTGAAATCTAATCGCTGTATGTTGTACTAGCAATATTGCTGATGTAGGTATTCCAATTGGAAATAAAGAGAGAGATGAGTCTACAGTCCCGTAATACCAGAGAGAAAGCCAAACCGCGGCTTCCTGTCTCAGGGCTCTTAtctaatctaataaaaatataccatACATGTGCAATACTAgaacaaagcttttttttttttgtctttgcaAATTATGTTTTCTTTGTATGTTTTGTTTAGTTtcgtttataattattattgaaaccaTTTAGGTTACGTCTTCTTCATCTACAAATttcacaaaacaatatttttaatcaaatgaATACTAAACTCATACAAAGCGCTGTTGTAAACACCCATATGCCGAAACTTATACCAATAAATCAGAAACTTACCATCCAACTTAGGCAGCACGGTCATGTAAGTATTATACAATAGTGGGAGTGCATCGTTATTGACGTGCATGTTCGGTAAATTAGGTATAAAATCATTTCCCACTAAGAATCCCATGAGCACCCAGTCATCAACAATCTTCTCTATATCATAAGGGAACGGCAACTTGTCCTTTATCGCGATAAACTCTTGTTCCAAATATTCTCTCAACAGAGATAAATGTAGTAAATAGAAGTTCGTCTCTTCTGGGGTTGTCGCCCTTTGGGTTGTTCGACCAAATTTAACctgcatttaaaaatgaatgacTGAAATTTTGAGATATCTTAAATTTTCGAGCATAAAGTTTCAATCTGTTATCTAACGTTATATTATGTACAGTAGTCTAAACCAAAAATTATGTGTTATTTTCTGTAGCCACCATTTCCAAGGCAGACCAGAAATGCCAGTAACTCCGCTAATTTACTCCCTGCCTatcaaaagatataaaaaaaatgctgtttTTCCAAGACAGTTTTGCCGGAATTGTTTAGTTAAAGACAAAACCAATTTAAAAACTTACCTCTTCTCTCAAAAGTGCAAAATGTGGTTCATGCGTGCACATTCCCAGCATTATGAGATCTGCATCAAGACCATACAGGCAATGTCTTGTATTAGGATCATAATCGGGCTGCGAGCGTGCCCATCTAATATAGTCCATTATTTTATGCTCCCCTTCGCCAGGGGtctgataacaaaaaaatatatattaaaaagccTTTTTTAGAATATATTTAGATGTTGTTGTAGTATTGTACAGGATCAGAATGATGTGACAGAATTTTTGATACAGTACTTAATGAGGTTTAGTtagctttttttactttaaagatTAGAGCAGGGtttatcaaaatatatatatatagagatatgtgtatacatattattacatatatagatacataattttactgtttaaattttaatagtaataattagTAGGTTCTAAAAAGACAATCTTAGCAGAgaagtataattattaatatataaggaTTGTGTTATTAAAGATAGATTCATACTTGTGAAATTGTGTGAATGAGTTACAAATACTGAACTACCAATACGAAATTAGTTTATAAGCATTgttataagaataaatattaatagctccgactcctggacgtccataagtcgagcgggccagacggcatccctgcagtggttctgaaaacgtgcgcccctgagctgacgcctgcgctaacgcgtttgtatcgcctctcttattgcactaacagggttccgtcttcatggaagactgcccacgtccaccctatccccaagaagggtgaccggtcggacccatcgagctataggcctatcgcgataacttccttgctttccaaggtgatggagcgaataattaatatacaactcctgaagtatctggaggatcgccagctgatcagtgaccgacagtacggtttccgtcacggtcgctcagctggcgatcttcttgtataccttactcacaggtgggctgaagccttggaaagcaagggcgaggctcttgctgtgagccttgatatcgcgaaggccttcgacagggtctggcatagggcacttctatcgaagttaccatcttacggaatccccgagggtctctgcaagtggatcgctagcattttggatgggcggagcatcacggtcgttgtagacggtgactgttctgataccatgaccattaacgctggcgttccacaaggttcggtgctctcccccacgcttttcatcctgtatatcaatgacatgctgtctattgatggcatgcattgctatgcagatgacagcacgggggatgcgcgatatatcggccatcagagtctctctcggagcgtggtgcaagagagacgatcaaaacttgtgtctgaagtggagaactctctggggcgagtctccgaatggggtgaattgaacttggttcaattcaacccgataaagacacaagtttgcgcgttcactgcgaagaaggacccctttgtcatggcgccgcaattccaaggagtatccctgcaaccttccgagagtatcgggatacttggggtcgacatttcgagcgatgtccagtttcggagtcatttggaaggcaaagccaagttggcgtccaaaatgctgggagtcctcaacagagcgaagcggtacttcacgcctggacaaagacttttgctttataaagcacaagtccggcctcgcatggagtactgctcccatctctgggctggggctcccaaataccagcttcttccatttgactccatacagaggagggccgttcggattgtcgataatcccattctctcggatcgtttggagcctctgggtctgcggagggacttcggttccctctgtattttgtaccgtatgttccatggggagtgctctgaggaattgttcgagatgataccagcatctcgtttttaccatcgcaccgcccgccaccggagtagagttcatccatactacctggagccactgcggtcatccacagtgcgtttccagagatcttttttgccacgtaccatccggctatggaatgagctcccctccacggtgtttcccgagcgctatgacatgtccttcttcaaacgaggcttgtggggagtattaagcggtaggcagcggcttggctctgcccctggcattgctgaagtccatgggcgacggtaaccactcaccatcaggtgggccgtatgcccgtctgcctacaaaggcaataaaaaaaaaaaaaaaaaattaaaataatagtttcgatattttgaaatgaaatttgaccattgtattaataaattattatatcttaTTAGTAATGTCGATAATAAAATTACCTCATGTCCCGAGAGTATGACCTTAACTTTGGACCAGAGTGGATCTGTGGACATTTTATGCTTTACGAAATATTTGAGTTGTTCATGTAGGCGTGCCATGAAGACAGTTCCTGGGGTGATGCAATTACTGTCGAATCTCTTCTCTGTAGGCAGAACTTCCCCTGTGTCAACAATTTTTGAGGTTAGTACTCAAGCTCATACATCAAGTGTTTACCAATGTGTGAAGTAGAATTTTTCAGATAGAAGGTTTGCACACATATCAAGGGTATcaattaatgatttaaaaatgaaattaaatagagataattaaataaaattgatgatCAGAGAAACAGGATCACAAGgttaaaacatatatttaagagTCCTATAGGGGAGTTGACAGTGATACTTCATTGTTCAGAAGATTTAGGTATCTAATCTGTAGTCTATCTCTATCATTCATCTACAATCATAGCAATTTCAAATTATCTTCTTACCTAGCTACTTGCATTGTctttaaaagatttaataaaataaactcttaCCTTTTGCTTTAGCCTCTGCTTCTAAATTTTCTGCCTCTCTAGCAGACCGGAaccttaaattattgttttcttaatcataatattatttacatttgtaaaattttacttttttcaatttacaTCAATCATAGGCACACAATTATTATGATCTATGGCACAAGTCCACTTGTGTTATTCTCATACTAGGAAttactttacaatttttaatgaaaggcAATGTGAAATAAAGAACATTAATGATAAACTTTTCTTTGACCGTTTTCTCggcaatatattttatgtagaaaTTTAAATGTCtagtaaaaattaaagtaaaatatgaattaatgtttaaattgttGTAATGGGCTTCCAATTATTTATTctagattaattaatttcattggtGAAGTGAAGCCTTACTTATAACTGTcccatttataattttattattattgtccatTGACTATACCTTCTGCCTCTCTGCTGGTTCATCTTCGCTCTAGGTGCAACTCCATCAATAGccatgaaaaataatttttttggcttgacaatttgaaataaaatactaatataatgGAAGACATCAGTGAATATCTTCTCTTCAGTGATACGAAAATGTGGGTTGGAGTCATCAGGATGCGAGCAATTGTGAATGATTCCATTCATGTCTAAATACATGTTATCAAAATCTGGAATCTGTAAAAGATTTAATTTCAAACTTTCACTTGGGATTCAATTAATGCTGCACACaaaaaatggatttaaaaaaaagaaacattttaaaTGAAGATAACTCAATTCAAACCATAACTTTTTAGCCTATACCGGCCTACATCTTAGTCAGGTTTATTGACATAAACCTACCACTAACATGGATGTGTGATTTTCCTCACTTTGGTCAATTTTACCATGTAGTAGTAACTTAACCCTTCAAGAGactacaatatattttaatgtatcaAATGATTTATGGTACttgttttaatttagaattgtttGGCTGTTTAGGTTAAGTCTAGACAGGAAGTTGCAAAGTAGATATCCTTAATTTTTACGCTGATTACGTTTTAAtatattgaatgtttttttgaatgttgactaaataactatattatgaattttcttgtatattaattaacGAAATATTTTAAGGTGCTAGTGTCGTAATATTCAGAACCGGAAGCCATAATCTTTTCACCCTCATATTATCACAAATGATTCAATTCTAGCCAGTTATATTGCACTTATGATAATTTGACAGACaacatttgaaacaaatttagtTACATGTCAAAATAAGAACACAGGTGTAAGCACTAATTTCCGCCATTAATAATAGGTAATTTAGTATCTAAATTAATTACCTGATACTGTTTTACCAGCTCATTGAGACAAGGATACCTTTCACTGGTATAACGGAAAAATTTTGGGACACCCATTTTTGACAATAGTTAACACTGGAACAGTTAACCTTATTTAGAGATAAACGCTTGCACTAAGTTTATTCACTGTTCGTCACCCACAGGACTGGATATTGCAACACTCCAAGATTATATTCTAAAGTTACAACTTTTGTAACTGAGAGTTTAATTTTATAGATTGATtgatcaaattttattttaattttgagaatcacaggacggtacacacacacaccacaCGTCACACCATCATAGTTTAACTGGGTAATTTATGGTCTTCTCTTCATAGATCTTTTGACTTATACGTCAAActattagtagtagttttactTTTCCAATTGGAAAGGCAAAGATATCATaacatacagcctaatctttgaAAGAaagtatgaaatgaaatgaaatcgtatgaaatgagatgagatgatatgggatgaaatataatttcagtaaagtggtggtcatttactgagattttttcagtgcactttttggaggatcccgagaagttacgttcagcggctttgtttgattttcccacatttgcaCTTTCGCAGATGCTAATTAAGTAATAAGCCActgttattacgcatttaaacctgaagaaacactaaatagacaaaataaaacaaatcacacaacctcTCTCgtcgcgttcccaccaaaaagtccGTCAAATTTCAAGTACACGTTATAAACGTGGTAGTCGTagtgtttttaaattgatttagtaTCCAGGGTACCTATAGGTACCTAATACCCAGCTTACTGAATTTGGCCccttttttttgattttcagattttttttatttgttcatcgtttgtttgttaatgttcgaatataaaaattgtttgttcgtcttttatttagttataattaattaaacaaaatgatcacccttaagttgcctccctttactagatatctttatttttatcgctcagagtaattaattttgatcaattatcgtttgttcgacaactattggtgattgttcgattatataaacaattatattcccaattattaattattttatatctaacaagcaaaccatcacctcacgcctacattgcgcatgcgccggttttgtcagtcagctggcaatgaccgtatttactagcgttttgataacaagtgcgtttatactgtctaattatttcataagtagatcaaaaaaatattgaaagcttcaacaatacttcaacaaaaaaatgtcaatatGTGTCAGTCATGTACAACTTTCGTGTTAAAATGATACTATTCATTACCACGCAATAGGAGatagttttttgtttcattgcttagttggttggacgagctcacagctcacctggtgttaaatggttactggagcccatagacatctacaacgtaaatgcgccacccgccttgagatataagttgtaaggtctcagtatagttacaacggctgctccacccttcaagccgaaacgcattactgcttcacggcagaaacaggggGGGGGAGTACCTACCCGTctggactcacatgaggtcctaccaccagtaattacgcaaattgtaattttgcgtaattaacggtggtttattaactttttaatatctgtgaaagtgcattaatgtgggaaaatgaaacaaagccgctttgACGTAGCTTTTCGGAATCCttaaaaaagtccactgaagaaatctcagtaaatgaccaccattttactaagattgtATGTCATCCCATATAAttttatctcatttcatttaaattcatcccagttgattaatgtctcaaattaatcatcttcacttcatttcactccataatatcatttttcataaaaatatgaatataaattaaaataagatatgacttaaaggtcttaggtaccaggttataaaatcccttaaaaaaaatcatacgtcAGTCAGTGGTGATTCCAtagattttttacaaaataaaataaatcaagttCCATTTACTCAATGtgtgaataaatatataaatgtcaATGTAGTTTCAGGCGAACACATCAATTCTTTCTTGATTATTTGAACGAATGATTCAAAGAAGATAGCTACTTCTTTCATCCTTGAATACACAATTTTGTAAACACTACGTTACGCTGAGCTGTAAATCCAGcacgcatttttttaataagcgtGAACTACTACTAAAGGTAGATACTAAAATTTCTAATCATGGATAGCGACGAACTTGGAAATGACTTAGTGAGATTGGACAATGGATTTTTGGTAGCGGATGACACATTTGTTGTCAATTCTGATGATGTGTTAGGTAAACAATTTTCTTAATCGTCTAAGAAgtacataaacaaaataatacttACAAGTTTACTACTATATAATAGTCTTCGttgaatataaacaaatattttaaaatcagaaATTCGAAGAGTTAATATTGGTGCATTCTTTAAGTTTGTATAGAACACTGACCTTCAGTATTTTTGCAGAAGATGAAAACAACTCGGACTCTGGGAGTAAGAGCAATGCACCGCTAAGAGAACAGGATAGATTTTTACCAATCGCGAATATAGCTAAAATAATGAAACGGGCAATACCAGAGAATGGAAAGGTATAAGAattgcattaaaaaatatttttatcgaaGTACAGTTAGTGTGTTGTAATTTTAGATCTAAAATAGTTTATGGGCCATATATATAAACTTCAAGTTTAGATATTCTCTTGCATGAATGTGGCATATAGATATATCACATGTTTCTATATTTATTCAATCAATATTAGTAAATATCATTGGTAATCCAGATTAATGTGTTCTGCCTGATGTAGAGTTTTTACTGGAACTCATTGACATTATAATGTGAATGCTTCCACTTATCTTGAGGTTATGATGTCAGTCTCAGTGGTATTATAAAATGGTTGTCCCAGTAATCCATATCAGGCAGGACTTGTGTCCTGCTCCAACTAGTGCGCCAGGGCTCCAgttaccagctacttccatttgacttcaTACAGATGATGTCCGTTTCTGCTGTCGAGAATCCCTCATGGATCATTTGAAACCTCTGGGACCTCTTTCATGAATCGCAAATTTACTTTTTACAACATCCAAGAGATGAGATGAGTTGATAAAACTAGAACAGTACACATTGAATATGTACCCATTCGTTACTaattttgcttcatgtattctGCACATCCACTGGTACTGATGCATTTCATTTAAAGTTATTTATGAATATCGGTACTAGTGCAGTATAGGAAGTGTTTGTTtgctgaaaataaaattaatttactgtCGCCTCTCTGCGGAAATACCGCAAAGTGTCACTTGGAGTTGTTTACCTTGCTCTTCAGCTGATTAATCTGCTACATTTACCAAgcacataaaattacatattttaaagttgATTTTCAATCATCAGTGTACATCTTTGTTATGTTATTTTGAAAAGTAGATTTATGCTGCATTTACATTCTTCTTAATTCATAAATAGTATTAATTGATTTACAGATAGCAAAAGATGCAAGGGAATGTGTTCAGGAATGTATATCAGAATTCATATCGTTTGTAACGAGCGAGGCTAGTGACAGATGCAAGGTTGAAAAACGCAAGACCATCAACGGGGAAGATGTATTGTTCGCATTGAATACCCTGGGATTTGATAACTACGTGAAACCTTTGCGTTTGTACTTGACAAAATATAGAGAAATTGTTATGTCACCAGTAAGTATTAACTTTACGGTAACAGCAATTGTAGTGTgccttatatttaaaataaataatagaattcAAGTATGGGAACAAACAGCTGTTTACTTTTCCACCTAATGTATCAAATAGGTTGTATTGATTATAATTGCAGGTGACCTGAAATTTGCATTCACTCTGTTTCTGacgataaagaatatttttctaTCGTCAATATTAATATATGTTCGCAAATTTCAGTGCAACTGCGAGCATGATCAGTACAACCTGCTAAATACGCCAGGCaaatttaaaaggtaaaaattGCATTACTTCTGTTCATAATTTAATTAGAACAAAGTAGTGTTAATATTATACCGTAGTAGTTAGAACTAGAAAAGACATTTGAATGAAAGTaattatataaagaaaatatttatgtacactTTAAGTGGGAAGCTGTTGCCCTTCTCATTAGTTACCTCAATTGATTCCTTAGCTGCTTTCCATTATTACTCATTACCGTAATGCAACTCAAACCCAAAATGTGATATATGACTAGGTTCAAATTTGCGACTTTTTGATTGTGAGACGATTTAAATATCACTGTGTGAGAAATATTACACATTAATTATTCAGTGACATTTTTAATGTATTGAAATATAAGTACTAGAGAAATATTTAGAAGTATTTAGAAAAATTTAGAACTATGTATACCATTTTTACTGATAAGTaaagaataaaattgtaaaataattttaaggccTTATTTGCAGGTCACAATCAACAAATTGAACAAGACCATAGTTTTATATAGCGGTGAGTTAGTTTTTTCACttactattatttatgtaagattattattaatcactattataatactataatattcCAGCCTGTGGGATGTGAACATCGGCACAGTTGCTCTACAGAATGCACCAAGCGTcttatcattttaaaagttaTGATGGAGACAATTACTTGCCCAGAAATTAAACttagtcatttatttattggggACAGAGAGATAAGATCATGGtacatctagtgttaagtggttaatgatGCCTGTAAACATTACAATGTTAATGTCACCACCCAACTTCAAACTAGACACCCACTCAATTTGATAGTAattacaaattgtaatttttgttagttttattctATTGCATTATTTCTTAATTGTGAAAGTCGTTTGTCAACATGAGAAGCATtgatacctgcctgcgggattagaGCCACAGCACcgatcgctcgatacgaatgcacctcgtcctttatccttaaggccacgatgacctcaaaacaaaaaactagaactgattgttttgaaaattattatttaaataaatttagcatTTGactgtaatctatactaattctCGGATTGTGAATGTTTGATAAtcatcttattattattttttgcagaAGACGGCACGGCCTGTGTTTCAAACGAAAATGAAATCGATACACAAACTGAATCCACCATTCTCTACGTCCCAACCACTTATCCAAAAGTCGTCGAAGAATTTATTCTTACATGATTAAGATTGTAGcgatattaaaatattctttatgaGAATGTGTGATCGTATTATgttggtttattttaaaatcgatCACAGTATTATTTTACTGAAGACAGAAaggttaaaaaattaattaagaagATTGTAGGGGATACATTGATCTCTTAGACAAAATATACAAAAGGATACATGAAACATGCTTGGAGGAACTTGGCATCCAATATTTTGAGAAGCATATAGAGACCAAAGTCTTATTGAAACATTCGAGTTATTGTTTGTTACAAAGCTATTGAGATTCTGTTCGCTGACCATAACAAACTGACGTACTATGAGGAAATTCACTAAAACTAAGAGAATACTGCTATAAGAACAGGCTCGACAGATTCCACAAATCTCAAGAACCACATGCATCTGCTTATTAagttaagaatataaataagaatGTTAATCTAGG
Encoded here:
- the LOC101736158 gene encoding uncharacterized protein LOC101736158 isoform X1, producing the protein MDSDELGNDLVRLDNGFLVADDTFVVNSDDVLEDENNSDSGSKSNAPLREQDRFLPIANIAKIMKRAIPENGKIAKDARECVQECISEFISFVTSEASDRCKVEKRKTINGEDVLFALNTLGFDNYVKPLRLYLTKYREIVMSPVTINKLNKTIVLYSEDGTACVSNENEIDTQTESTILYVPTTYPKVVEEFILT
- the LOC101736158 gene encoding uncharacterized protein LOC101736158 isoform X3 encodes the protein MDSDELGNDLVRLDNGFLVADDTFVVNSDDVLEDENNSDSGSKSNAPLREQDRFLPIANIAKIMKRAIPENGKIAKDARECVQECISEFISFVTSEASDRCKVEKRKTINGEDVLFALNTLGFDNYVKPLRLYLTKYREIVMSPALFAGHNQQIEQDHSFI
- the LOC101736158 gene encoding uncharacterized protein LOC101736158 isoform X2, with the protein product MDSDELGNDLVRLDNGFLVADDTFVVNSDDVLEDENNSDSGSKSNAPLREQDRFLPIANIAKIMKRAIPENGKIAKDARECVQECISEFISFVTSEASDRCKVEKRKTINGEDVLFALNTLGFDNYVKPLRLYLTKYREIVMSPCNCEHDQYNLLNTPGKFKRSQSTN